A genome region from Corallococcus soli includes the following:
- a CDS encoding carbohydrate kinase family protein, protein MHEAGPLDVVCVGETLVDFLPAAGGASRVRDVDAWRPSTGGSPANVSVGLARLGLRSAMVGVVGSDEFGHFLRDRLAGEGVDVSRLRQVDHARTGLLFVSLDARGERSFTFFRTRSAEFLLDDSDVDGDFVRRAKVLHSGSNSLVLPPAREAVVRMLSLARDAGMIVSCDPNLRLHVWPEPDELRVLLGRMLPLCTVVKLSEEEVLFATGARTPEEALRHLAGLGVLLPVVTLGEQGAVFLWRGEVLHVPAPRVTVVDTTGAGDGFVSALLHGLVRWYGDAGSLADATREELVALMTFAADVGARVVTKLGAVAALPLASEVEGLLPRRPPRQDSV, encoded by the coding sequence ATGCACGAGGCCGGGCCGCTGGACGTGGTGTGTGTCGGCGAGACGCTGGTGGACTTCCTCCCCGCGGCCGGTGGCGCTTCGCGCGTGCGGGACGTGGACGCGTGGCGGCCTTCGACGGGCGGCTCGCCGGCGAACGTCTCCGTGGGGCTTGCGCGGCTGGGCCTGCGCTCGGCGATGGTGGGCGTGGTGGGCTCGGACGAGTTCGGCCACTTCCTGCGCGACCGGCTGGCGGGGGAGGGCGTGGACGTCAGCCGCCTGCGCCAGGTGGACCATGCGCGCACGGGCCTGCTCTTCGTCTCGTTGGATGCGCGGGGCGAGCGCAGCTTCACGTTCTTCCGGACGCGCTCGGCGGAGTTCCTGCTGGATGACTCGGACGTGGACGGGGACTTCGTGCGGCGCGCGAAGGTGCTGCACTCGGGCTCCAACTCCCTGGTGTTGCCGCCAGCGCGCGAGGCCGTGGTGCGCATGCTCTCGCTGGCGCGCGACGCCGGGATGATCGTGAGCTGCGACCCGAACCTGCGGCTCCACGTCTGGCCGGAGCCTGACGAGCTGCGGGTCCTCCTGGGGCGCATGTTGCCCCTATGCACGGTGGTGAAGCTGTCGGAGGAGGAGGTCCTCTTCGCGACGGGCGCGCGGACGCCCGAGGAGGCCCTGCGGCATCTGGCGGGCCTGGGCGTGCTGCTGCCGGTGGTGACGCTGGGCGAGCAGGGCGCGGTGTTCCTCTGGCGGGGCGAAGTGCTCCATGTCCCCGCGCCCCGGGTGACGGTGGTGGACACGACGGGCGCGGGGGATGGCTTCGTGTCGGCGCTGCTGCACGGACTGGTGCGCTGGTACGGCGATGCGGGCTCGCTCGCGGACGCGACGCGCGAGGAGCTGGTCGCGCTGATGACGTTCGCGGCCGACGTGGGAGCCCGCGTCGTGACGAAGCTGGGCGCGGTGGCGGCGCTGCCCCTGGCCTCCGAAGTGGAGGGGCTGCTGCCCAGGCGCCCCCCGCGGCAGGACTCCGTCTAG
- the recO gene encoding DNA repair protein RecO, with product MERYADDAFVLSTVDYGESDRMVTLLTREHGKLTAFAAGARKSKRRFAGALEPFMRLRVQLVETRGSTVRLDSADIVSGFYAAREDLSLIARALYAVELCRELTRDHEPQPELFLLMEGYLHRLDAKEAGPTSLLAFELAALAQAGLMPRFDSCALCGGAPGERPRFDQGHGGAVCEPCGGRARDSVAVPVALLSGLRSLQEGGRTPLPPDLRARARGLLNVFISHHLGRRLKSVDFMAQVGLD from the coding sequence ATGGAGCGGTACGCCGACGACGCGTTCGTGCTGTCCACGGTCGACTATGGTGAGTCCGACCGGATGGTGACGCTGCTGACGCGCGAGCACGGCAAGCTGACCGCGTTCGCCGCGGGGGCGCGCAAGAGCAAGCGACGGTTCGCCGGAGCGCTGGAGCCGTTCATGCGGCTGCGCGTCCAGCTGGTGGAGACGCGGGGCAGCACGGTGCGGCTGGACTCCGCGGACATCGTCTCGGGGTTCTATGCGGCGCGCGAGGACCTGTCGCTCATCGCCCGGGCGCTGTACGCGGTGGAGCTGTGCCGCGAGCTCACCCGCGACCATGAACCCCAGCCGGAGCTGTTCCTCCTGATGGAGGGCTACCTCCACCGCCTGGACGCGAAGGAGGCGGGCCCCACGTCGCTCCTGGCCTTCGAGCTGGCGGCGCTGGCGCAGGCCGGGCTGATGCCCCGCTTTGATTCCTGTGCGCTGTGCGGTGGCGCGCCCGGGGAGCGGCCCCGGTTCGACCAGGGGCACGGCGGCGCGGTGTGCGAGCCTTGCGGCGGACGGGCGCGCGACTCGGTCGCGGTGCCGGTGGCGCTGCTGTCCGGGCTGCGCTCGCTGCAGGAGGGCGGACGCACGCCCCTGCCTCCCGACCTCCGGGCGCGGGCGCGCGGGCTGCTCAACGTCTTCATCTCGCACCACCTGGGCCGGCGGCTCAAGAGCGTGGACTTCATGGCCCAGGTGGGCCTGGACTGA
- a CDS encoding DNA polymerase beta superfamily protein, translating to MSDPKPEATSPTASRVRGLEQIDRLSVPLPHGTEVTTRVERVASAGRRIPQGVVGRVVRAHDGGFDVQIVGVGEVWFARDELVPRRVGQVQFAQRREAAWGALRPCVVLETRVGSHAWGLADERSDVDVRGVFALPLSWTWGLGQAPQDLVSADGSTTYWEVRKTVEQALRADPNTLETLFVPGAKALDVLGEWMLEEREAFVSKAIFGSFGRYAMSQLDKLTRSQRLAEHRDLLLAWLCEEPTPDLDEVARRLAAVSPRSAPTPEDGVLAAKTYVKQLYRSLWDQGLLAANDFAALTAYARGGGQRPPSARELRPKNAYNLLRLVALATGWLRDGVPTFEATGALKPRLLDIKGGQVALEDVLRDAEAMAPALEAAHRESRLPEHPDYARADRLLRRVGDEVARRWVLKTPGPLGRDAPEAPALEGGTE from the coding sequence ATGAGCGACCCGAAGCCTGAAGCGACGTCCCCCACCGCCTCGCGGGTCCGGGGCCTGGAGCAGATCGATCGGCTGTCCGTGCCCCTGCCGCACGGCACCGAGGTGACGACGCGCGTGGAGCGCGTGGCCTCCGCCGGGCGCCGCATCCCGCAGGGCGTGGTGGGCCGTGTCGTGCGCGCCCATGACGGTGGCTTCGACGTGCAGATCGTCGGCGTGGGCGAGGTGTGGTTCGCGCGCGACGAGCTGGTGCCCCGGCGCGTGGGACAGGTCCAGTTCGCGCAGCGGCGCGAGGCGGCCTGGGGCGCGCTGCGACCGTGCGTGGTGCTGGAGACGCGCGTGGGCAGCCATGCGTGGGGACTCGCGGACGAGCGCTCCGATGTGGACGTGCGCGGCGTGTTCGCGCTGCCCCTGTCGTGGACCTGGGGCCTGGGGCAGGCGCCACAGGACCTGGTGAGCGCGGACGGCAGCACCACCTACTGGGAGGTCCGCAAGACGGTGGAGCAGGCCCTGCGCGCGGATCCGAACACGCTCGAAACGCTGTTCGTCCCCGGCGCGAAGGCCTTGGACGTCCTGGGCGAATGGATGCTGGAGGAGCGCGAGGCGTTCGTCTCCAAGGCCATCTTCGGCAGCTTCGGCCGCTATGCGATGAGTCAGCTCGACAAGCTCACCCGCAGCCAGCGGCTGGCCGAGCACCGCGACCTGCTCCTCGCGTGGCTGTGCGAGGAGCCCACGCCGGACCTGGACGAGGTGGCGCGGAGGCTGGCCGCCGTGTCTCCCCGGAGCGCGCCCACGCCCGAGGATGGGGTGCTGGCGGCGAAGACGTACGTCAAGCAGCTCTACCGCTCGCTCTGGGACCAGGGCCTGCTCGCGGCCAACGACTTCGCGGCGCTGACGGCGTACGCGCGCGGTGGCGGTCAGCGGCCTCCGTCCGCTCGGGAGCTGCGACCGAAGAACGCCTACAACCTGCTGCGGCTGGTGGCGCTGGCGACAGGCTGGCTGCGCGACGGGGTCCCCACCTTCGAGGCCACGGGGGCATTGAAGCCGAGGCTGCTCGACATCAAGGGCGGGCAGGTGGCGCTGGAGGACGTCCTGCGCGACGCGGAGGCGATGGCGCCCGCGCTGGAGGCCGCGCACCGCGAGAGCCGGCTGCCGGAGCATCCGGACTACGCGCGCGCGGACCGGCTGCTGCGGCGGGTGGGGGACGAGGTGGCGCGGCGCTGGGTGCTGAAGACGCCCGGGCCCCTGGGACGTGACGCACCGGAGGCACCGGCGCTGG